The following is a genomic window from Prunus persica cultivar Lovell chromosome G7, Prunus_persica_NCBIv2, whole genome shotgun sequence.
atgttagaccGCTCTGTTATTGTAATGACCATTTTGTGCCTAGTTTGTATTAGTATTTTGTGGCTAGTGACTTTTTTGGctaaattatgaatgcaatcatagaatttctcaccaaaaaaaaaaaaaaggtagaaATGTGATCTCAGATTCGAATCCCCATAATACCTTAGTAATGTGTTTAATAAACCACATTCTCCTTGTAGGTTAGACtattgcttgtattaaaaaaaaaaaaaagtataatttttgaattatttttgagACAACTCACCTGTGCTGGGGAGAGCTGGTAAAACTTCAACGCCAAGGCCTTAGGCCCAATAAGAAAGGAAGTTGGAGGGTTGTTGGTCCCATTATCGTATCTATATTGAGTGTCCAAATAGTCCAATCTTTTATTAACCTGTACATTTTTCGAaaatataatttgttaatAAATATACACAATGGATTTTGGTGCTGCAACTTTGGTGTGTGCTTGTGAACTCATTACCTCTGTCAATATAGTCGAGTAATTGAGAGTAGGACCAGACATGAAAGCCGTGACGTATACTGCAGCAGCAATTTTCTCAGGAAATCTCTCCATGAAAGTAGATATGACTGCCCCACCCATGCTGTGACCTACGAGGATGATCCTGTCCTTTGGTGGAAGAGACACCATGAGCTTTGTCAATGGCTCAACATATTGCGAGATCGAACGAAGTTGTTGTATCTGAATGGGGTTGATCCCAGATGCTCCCAAGTCTAGGGCTGTGACATTGTGGCCTGAATctttgagtaaagttgccacCTTATACCAAGACCATGCTCCTAGACCAGCTCCATGAATCAACACAAAATGCTTCTTCCCACTTGGGCTAGtttgggtttggttttgaggGTAATTAGATGGCAATGAGGTACAAATTTTTGCCAAGCAAATAAGTAAGagacaaaagagaaaagactTGTTTTTCAAGTGCTCCATTTTCCTTCTCATTACCATCTCCTTCCTTGGGTTTGCATTTATAGGAAATATCCTTCTTCACTATACAATTGGTCCCTTCACCCAATTCGGCATTTGAAAACGACTGAGTAATAATTAGGGTTCAGAAGATTTGAGGTGTAGACTAATAAACTTCCACGTTGCAAGCAAAGTCTTTATTTCTATTTACATTTTTGGTCAAGGAGTAAACATATAAATTTCCAATCcgcataataataataaaaaattattcaacGTGCTCATTGCCTGGACTTTTTGTACAGAATTTGTTTCgtacacaacatatatatcttggaaaattatttctttctaGTAGTTGCGCCCATGGCCTTTCAAAATGTCATTGAGAGGCTAGCCGCTATATATCGGGCTTAGACTTTTATtgtgctttatttatttattttcaatttatcttttgatgttcaaattttttttcttaaaaacaaaataattgtaGGTATAATTCGTATTAAGTTttgttgtggtttttttttgttaacatACTTGTATCCTATCGagtttattgaaaaaaaaaaaaaaaatcagacatgatatattttctttatttataaccataaataatatattttaaacctCTGTATGAAATCCTTCCTACGGAGGGGAGGCCAGCGCCAGAGTAATCATGACTTTGGTTTACACTCAAAAGTCCTCTCAAATCCACAAAACTCCATCATCTAATAAATTCtagggttaatcgttttattagtccttaAATTTAGatccgatttgcatttgagtacctcaattttcaaaatggttcccGTGGTTCGTCAACTTCAatttcgttaggacaaatggtcataTCCTAACAAAATTAACGACAGAACCATTTAATGTATTCATTCATTAATAATTTCTCAACACAGTACATTGATGGTTTTTATGCTAGCTTTGTTAAAACTTTGTGTACACGTTTTCTAACCTCTTAACCTTTGACTTCTTTAACAAAACACTAACTGTTTTGCCTAAACTGCCTAACAATCTTAACAATATTTCAACAACTCTTTTCTTCAATCTTCTAACATGTGGCAGCATTAGAACTGTTGATAAACTAACTAATAAACTTCCACGTTGCAAGCGAAGTCTTTATTTCTACCTACATTTCTGTTTACTCCTTGACCAAAAATGTATATAGAAATAAAGACTTCGCTTGCAACGTGGAAGTTTATTAGTCTACACCTCAAATCTTCTGAACCCTAATTATTACTCCGTCGTTTTCAAATGCCGAATTGGGTGAAGGGACCAATTGTATAGTGAAGAAGGATATTTCCTATAAACGCAAACCCAAGGAAGGAGATGGTAATGAGAAGGAAAATGGAGCACTTGAAAAACAAGCCTTTTCTCTTTTATCTCTTACTTATTTGCTTTACAAAAATTTGTAACTCATCGCCATCGCCGCCACCTCCTAATAACCCTCAAAACCAAAGCCAAACTAGCCCAAGTGGGAAGAAGCATTTTGTGTTGATTCATGGGAGCATGGTCTTGGTATAAGGTGGCAACTTCACTCGGCTTGCATTTTTCTATTCAAAagtatcaattaattttacataatcaagttttttttatcttgTCCTTTTCAATTTCCTAATTGATTCAACTAGGTTAATTGATTTAagctataattttaaaaaataattgggtCATTATtgagttttctctttttaattttgaattgagTAATTGggcaaagttttttttttgtttgtttacaaTGAATGGACCTTTATTGAGTTtcctctttttaattttaaattgaataattaagtaatttttttat
Proteins encoded in this region:
- the LOC18769458 gene encoding salicylic acid-binding protein 2: MVMRRKMEHLKNKSFLFCLLLICLAKICTSLPSNYPQNQTQTSPSGKKHFVLIHGAGLGAWSWYKVATLLKDSGHNVTALDLGASGINPIQIQQLRSISQYVEPLTKLMVSLPPKDRIILVGHSMGGAVISTFMERFPEKIAAAVYVTAFMSGPTLNYSTILTEVNKRLDYLDTQYRYDNGTNNPPTSFLIGPKALALKFYQLSPAQDKTLVSSLIRFSPLFNYDVIKLTKEKYGSVRRVFIVSGQDQAIVLDVQNYIIRNNPPDEVKVISDSDHLVMISRPLKLFFHLQNIAEKYS